The following is a genomic window from Engraulis encrasicolus isolate BLACKSEA-1 chromosome 13, IST_EnEncr_1.0, whole genome shotgun sequence.
ttgtgttcccCACAACACTCCCTCGGTCCgcgctgccaaaagttgcatgtggggttttctgacaacggaccgtggaagtgatctCGAGCCATCATTCACTGACACTAAAGACTCGCATACGTGTTTAGCATGCTTAATTaagcttttaatcctacctggaacCCCTTTAATTGAGTGACTGTATATTTACTGTTTTATTTCCCAGAAGATACCATGGCATCTACATTTGAAGAGGATCTGACCTGTGCAGTGTGCCGTGACATCTACACGGATCCTGTCATATTAACATGTGCTCACAgtgtgtgtaaggcctgtctAGAGCAGTTCTGGGAAGCCAAAGGGTCCAGAGAATGCCCCTACTGCAGGAGGAAATGCTCAAGAACGTTTTATCCAACCAGCTTTGCATTAAGGAACCTGTGTGAGGCATTCTtacaggagaggagtcagagagcttcagcagggtctgaggtgctctgcagtcttcacagtgagaaactcaagttcttctgtctggaggataagcagtccgtgtgtgtggtgtgcagagaTTCAAAGAAACATGAAAATCACAATTTCAGTCCCATAGATGAAGCAGCAGAGAAACGCAAGGTGAGAAAGCAGACATTGTGTAATAATATGTTTTAATACAAAAACTAAACTACTATTGTGTTCACACTCTTGCTTGCAATACAGTgtttgtattgtaaaaaaaaccctgatagtTCTGTTAAGTGCGTATTATGTTCACCCTGAAGATTGAAATAGTCTTCATTATTTTCAGGATAAAATCAAGACCAAACTGCAACCCTTACGGAAGAAACTGAAGACATTTCAAGAAGTTAAACTCCTCGCTGCCCAAACAGCAGCTCACATTCAGGTTAGAGATGAACAGTCAGTATTAAAGAGACAGTCATCATATTGTGTGAGGGGCCTTGCAGTTCATTAAATGTAATTGTCTACTACTAATGTCCTACTGTATAAAAGACGACTATTTAAGGTATGCATTGTGTTTGTAGACCCAGGTCTATAACACAGAGATGCAGATCAAGCAGGAGTTTGAGATCCTTCACCAGTTTCTccgagatgaagaggcagccaggatagaTGCActgtgggaggaagaggagcagaagagtcagatgatgaaggagaagattgagaagatgagcagagagatctcatctctttcttACACAATaagagccatagaggaggagatgaaatcTGATGATATCACATTCCTTGAGGTAGGATGCACTTCCTCTTTAAGCAGTGAGCTGTCATAATGCCTCCATTTGAATCTTTAGTGTTacatcatacagtagcctatacaaagAGGAAAACAAAAGATTGTAAACTGAGAAAATGTATAAAGTATGTAAcacaaatggggggggggggtacacaatAAATACCAAATGTAGCCTAAATAACATGAAGAACACATTAAAAATATTCATCCATTTtccagaactacaagagcacagtgaAAAGGTGAGTCTTGTGCCCgctatttctctcttttctatcgTTCTGAACTcaaacccacagcagcactgactcttgaatgttattccagagccaagcgcacactgcaggatccagagaggctttcaggagctctgatcaatgaggcaaagcacctgggcaacctgaagttcagaaTCTGGAAGAGGATGTATGATATTGTgcaatacagtatgtgcacacacgcacacacacagagggatacacaacacatagcctactattacacacacagcaaatgcactctcacacacatctacacatcaaaccacagtaggcctacccacaCTTCAAACACAGCTACACCACAAAACTAcagaccacacacatgcacacgcacagtagggctgctcgattatggaaaaaacaatatcacgattatttcagtcgatac
Proteins encoded in this region:
- the LOC134461127 gene encoding zinc-binding protein A33-like yields the protein MASTFEEDLTCAVCRDIYTDPVILTCAHSVCKACLEQFWEAKGSRECPYCRRKCSRTFYPTSFALRNLCEAFLQERSQRASAGSEVLCSLHSEKLKFFCLEDKQSVCVVCRDSKKHENHNFSPIDEAAEKRKDKIKTKLQPLRKKLKTFQEVKLLAAQTAAHIQTQVYNTEMQIKQEFEILHQFLRDEEAARIDALWEEEEQKSQMMKEKIEKMSREISSLSYTIRAIEEEMKSDDITFLENYKSTVKRAKRTLQDPERLSGALINEAKHLGNLKFRIWKRMYDIVQYTPVTLDPNTAKANLILSEDLTSVRRGYELQQLPDNPERFDKYSSVLGSEGFNSGTHCWDVEVGENPFWHVGVMTESLQRKGNYTSMSGQWYVWYKDDTYRARASTHYDTLLTVEQKLQRIRVLLDWDRGELSFTDPDNNTHIHNFTHTFTERVFPFFSTASTLTIVPIGLKLIMITE